Proteins from a genomic interval of Microbacterium abyssi:
- a CDS encoding ribonuclease J yields the protein MSIPIAAPEPLAAGTLRVVPLGGLGEVGRNMTTFEFDGKILIVDCGVLFPEDHQPGVDLILPDFEPIKDRLDDIVGVVLTHGHEDHIGAVPYLLRLKSDIPLIGSGLTLALVEAKLKEHRIKPFTLTVTEGQHEKVGPFDLEFVAVNHSIPDALAVAIRTPAGLVLATGDFKMDQLPLDGRITDLRAFSRLGEEGVDLFLVDSTNADVPGFTPTERSIGPVLDQVIAKAKRRVIVASFSSHVHRVQQVLDAAHENGRRVALLGRSMVRNMGIAADLGYLKVPENVLIDYKKAKDIPDDEIVYMSTGSQGEPMAVLSRMANLDHAIEPGEGDTVILASSLIPGNENAVYRVIDGLTKLGANVVHKANARVHVSGHAAAGELLYCYNILKPKNVLPVHGEYRHLMANAKLAQETGIPAENTFLASNGTILDLKDGQARVAGQYDIGFVYVDGSTVGEITDADLKDRRILGEEGFVSIIVVVDAATGRIITGPEIHARGIAEDDSVFDDVVPKIVTALKEASGNGVRDTHALSQVVRRTIGRWVNQKLRRRPMIVPLVIEA from the coding sequence ATGTCCATTCCCATCGCCGCCCCTGAACCGCTCGCAGCGGGAACCCTCCGCGTCGTCCCGCTCGGCGGTCTCGGCGAGGTCGGCCGAAACATGACGACCTTCGAGTTCGACGGAAAGATACTCATCGTCGACTGCGGCGTTCTGTTCCCCGAGGACCATCAGCCAGGCGTCGATCTGATCCTGCCGGACTTCGAGCCCATCAAGGACCGCCTCGACGACATCGTCGGCGTCGTGCTGACGCACGGCCACGAGGACCACATCGGGGCGGTTCCGTACCTGCTGCGCCTCAAGAGCGACATCCCCCTGATCGGATCGGGACTCACGCTGGCGCTGGTCGAGGCCAAGCTCAAGGAGCACCGCATCAAGCCCTTCACCCTCACGGTGACGGAGGGACAGCACGAGAAGGTCGGACCGTTCGACCTGGAGTTCGTGGCAGTGAACCACTCGATTCCCGACGCACTCGCCGTCGCGATCCGCACCCCGGCGGGGCTCGTCCTCGCCACCGGTGACTTCAAGATGGACCAGCTGCCGCTGGACGGCCGCATCACCGACCTGCGCGCCTTCTCTCGCCTCGGCGAAGAGGGGGTCGACCTGTTCCTCGTCGACTCCACCAACGCCGACGTCCCTGGCTTCACCCCCACGGAGCGCTCGATCGGCCCGGTGCTCGATCAGGTGATCGCGAAGGCGAAGCGCCGCGTGATCGTGGCGAGCTTCTCCAGCCACGTGCATCGGGTGCAGCAGGTGTTGGATGCCGCGCACGAGAACGGCCGCCGTGTGGCGCTGCTCGGCCGCAGCATGGTTCGCAATATGGGGATCGCCGCCGATCTCGGCTACCTGAAGGTGCCGGAGAACGTGCTGATCGACTACAAGAAGGCCAAGGACATCCCCGACGACGAGATCGTCTACATGTCGACCGGATCGCAGGGCGAGCCGATGGCCGTGCTCAGCCGCATGGCCAACCTCGACCACGCCATCGAGCCGGGGGAGGGCGACACGGTCATCCTCGCCTCGAGTCTCATCCCAGGCAACGAGAACGCCGTGTACCGCGTGATCGACGGCCTCACCAAGCTCGGTGCGAACGTCGTGCACAAGGCCAACGCGCGCGTTCACGTGTCCGGCCACGCGGCCGCCGGCGAGCTGCTGTACTGCTACAACATCCTGAAGCCGAAGAATGTCCTGCCCGTGCACGGCGAGTACCGGCATCTGATGGCGAACGCGAAGCTGGCGCAGGAGACCGGCATCCCGGCGGAGAACACGTTCCTCGCCTCGAACGGCACGATCCTCGACCTCAAGGACGGCCAGGCGCGCGTCGCCGGCCAGTACGACATCGGATTCGTGTATGTCGACGGCTCGACCGTGGGCGAGATCACGGACGCCGATCTCAAGGATCGCCGCATCCTGGGCGAGGAGGGATTCGTCTCGATCATCGTCGTAGTGGATGCCGCGACCGGCCGGATCATCACCGGACCCGAGATCCACGCACGAGGGATCGCTGAGGATGACTCGGTGTTCGACGACGTGGTGCCCAAGATCGTCACTGCGCTCAAGGAGGCGTCCGGCAACGGCGTCCGCGACACGCATGCGCTCTCGCAGGTCGTGCGCCGCACGATCGGCCGCTGGGTGAACCAGAAGCTGCGTCGCCGTCCGATGATCGTCCCGCTCGTCATCGAGGCCTGA
- the dapA gene encoding 4-hydroxy-tetrahydrodipicolinate synthase, whose amino-acid sequence MTHSGNPFGQVLVALVTPMTADGEVDWAATEKHIDDVITAGADGIVVTGTTGETSTLTDPEKLKLVEVGKSVSAGRARIITGGGSNETAHAIELYKASEKAGADGIMIVTPYYNKPTQAGILTHFRLVADATDLPVILYDIPGRTGVPIKYETILRLAKHPNILAVKDAKGDFSEVSRVLNQTDLMYFSGDDANVLPHLSIGASGLIGVTANITATPYRTIVDAVNRGDLATATAEHKRLEPLVRATMTHVPGTVSAKYILHGLGRISSPRVRLPLVGPEEWEAALIEDELALVTDVPGADFSNFRPDRNAAAGGALPKVHGTTR is encoded by the coding sequence ATGACACACTCGGGCAACCCCTTCGGACAGGTACTCGTCGCGCTCGTCACTCCGATGACGGCCGACGGCGAAGTCGACTGGGCCGCCACAGAGAAGCACATCGATGACGTCATCACCGCAGGAGCGGACGGCATCGTCGTCACCGGTACGACGGGGGAGACCTCCACTCTCACCGACCCCGAGAAGCTCAAGCTCGTCGAGGTCGGCAAGTCGGTCTCGGCCGGGCGAGCCAGGATCATCACCGGCGGCGGCTCCAACGAGACCGCGCATGCCATCGAGTTGTACAAGGCCAGCGAGAAGGCCGGCGCCGACGGCATCATGATCGTCACGCCGTACTACAACAAGCCGACGCAGGCCGGCATCCTCACGCACTTCCGCCTCGTCGCCGACGCGACCGATCTGCCCGTGATCCTCTACGACATCCCGGGCCGGACCGGAGTGCCGATCAAGTACGAGACGATCCTGCGCCTGGCGAAGCACCCGAACATCCTCGCGGTGAAGGACGCCAAGGGCGACTTCAGCGAGGTCAGCCGCGTGCTGAACCAGACCGACCTGATGTACTTCTCCGGCGACGACGCGAATGTCCTCCCTCACCTGTCGATCGGTGCCTCCGGTCTCATCGGCGTGACCGCGAACATCACCGCGACGCCGTACCGCACGATCGTGGATGCCGTCAACCGCGGCGACCTCGCCACGGCCACCGCCGAGCACAAACGCCTCGAGCCGCTGGTGCGGGCCACCATGACACACGTGCCCGGAACCGTGTCGGCGAAGTACATCCTGCACGGCCTGGGCCGCATCTCAAGCCCCCGCGTCCGCCTTCCCCTGGTGGGCCCGGAGGAGTGGGAGGCCGCGCTCATCGAAGACGAGCTCGCGCTAGTCACGGACGTGCCCGGTGCCGATTTCTCGAACTTCCGCCCCGACCGCAACGCGGCCGCGGGCGGTGCGCTGCCGAAGGTGCACGGCACGACGCGCTGA